The window GGCCTGATCGCGGTCCTGACGCTCCTGCCGGCGGTCCTCCACCCGGCCGCGATCGCGGCCCCGCTGCTCGTCGCGCCCCTGCTGCTGCCGCTGGTCGTCCCGCCGCTCCCGGATCTGGCGCCGGTCGTCGGGCTGCTGATTCTGCTGGCGGTTGTCGTTCTGGCGCCGCTCGCGCGTTTCAAACCATTGGCGCCGCCGCTGGTCGTCGCCGCGCACGTCGCCGCCGCGCGCGTCGCCGCCGTTCCGGCGCAGGACCTCGTCGGGCCGCCACACGCGTCCCTCGCGCGGGCTGCGGAACCGCTGGAACTCGGGCGGCGTGCGCCGCTGGATCATCTGGCGCCGGGACTGGAACTTGTCGGTCCCGTCCACCTGGAATCGCGTGCGCAGGGTCGCCCGGCCGTCCACCGAAGACCAGCGGTCCTTCCACTGGCGGTAGCGGGTCGGCGCGGTGGACCGCACCATGTAGAAGTAGCGCGGCCGGAGGATCCGCGACCGGAGCGGACGGTAGTGCGCCCATCCGGCGTCGATCCGGATGTCCACCACCGAACAGACGTCCCCGTACGGGTCGAACCAGCCGCCGTAGGAATGGCAGTCGGCGCAGACGTAGCGCGGGTAATCGACCTTCCGCTCGATGTAGAAGTAGGTGTCGGCCGTCGCGACCTCGCCCTCCAGGCCGCGCGGCACCACGCGGCGCACGACCCGATCCATGCCGATGTAGGGGTCGCCCACGATGACGCCGGAATCCCCCTCATCGTCGTCCCCATACTCCTCGCCCCGGTCCCGCCCCTCGTAGCCGCCGGTCAGGTACCACGGCAGATCGCGGAACGGCTCGGGAGAGGCGATGGCGACGAGGTACTCCATGCCGGTGGGCCCATCGGCCACCAGGTCGTAGGGATCGTTGCGGGAAGGCACCTGATAGGTGCGGCCCCCCTCGACCATGTCGGGATCGCCCGGGTCGTAGGGGTACACGAGGTGGATGTAGCCCTCGGTGTCGATGTTGTAGATCAGAACGTAGGCGTCAGCTCTGGCCCGGAAGAAGACGCGCATCGGCTCGCCTTGGCGATAGACGCCGCCCTCTTCCTTGTTGGTCCAGACGTCGATGTCGAGCCGAGGGGCATGGGCCGCCTCATACGAGATGGAGGCATCGACACGAACCGCCGCACGGGAAGCCACGGGGAGCGCCGCGGCCATGAGGGCCGCGGCGCCCGCGACGAACAGGCGGCGCCAACGCGCGTGTTTCATCAGTTCTTCCTCGCGATCTTCGGAGCGAGCTCCGGATTGTCGGGATCGATCTGGTAGGCCCAGTCGATCACGATGCTGCCCGCCGCTTTCGAGACCACCTCGAACTTGGCGTAATGATTGTCCGCGGTCAGAACGATGTAGCTGTGCCCCGGAATGGCCTCGACGACCCCGTCGGCCGACCAGCCGTCGCTCGCGGGAGGCCCGAAGTCCACGTCCACCAGGTCGACGAGCCCCGCGTCCTGAATCTTCACGCCGGTACCGGCGAAGACCAAGGCGCCGCTCGAAGCGTCGAACCAGATGTCGGCGGAGGCGCTCGTCGACGCCACGCGGGACATCGCCGAGAAGTCCCAGCCGGCCGTGGCCGGCGTCGTGGCGGCATCGGTCAGGGTCACGTTCGTGCCCTCCGGCCGCGGCGTGTCGAACACGTTCTCGAAGCTCAGGTCCGCGCTCTCCAGTCCGCGGGTGTCCACCGCCGACACGGCGTAGTAGTAGGTCGTGCCGTTCGTCACGTGCGTATCGATGAAGGGAGGCTGAACGGCGGTGCCGATGAGCGTGAACGTGCCCGTGGGCGCGCTGTTACGGTACACCTTGTAGTGGTCGATGTCGTTCTCCTGGTTCTCCCTCCAGTAGATCGAAACCTGCCCGTCTCCCGTGACGCTGTAGACGCCCTCCACGTCGAAGGGAGCGTTGCTGGTCCCAACCACGTGATCCTCGTTGCGGCAGCCGGCCGTGAGCGCCACGGCCGCGAGGCCGAGCGCCAGAAGTAACGTGCGAGTCACGAGCACCTCCTATGGAATTGAGCTGTATGGCTGAGACAAGACCGCTGAATCGCGGCGCCGATAGACGCATCTGCGAACCGCATAGCATATGCCATGTGTGGGGGCGGCGGGGGGCGGGGTGTAAGTCGCTTGTTGAGTGGGAATTGTGGTGGTAGGGGGAATTGGCGCGACGGCCACGGATAAGGGGGCTACGGGGGAAAGCAAGTACAGTGTGACTGCTGCGCTACATATGGTTCTGTGGGCCTTGCGGTGGCGCTGCGCTTTGGAAGGGATCTGGCGGACACTGCCGAGGAGTTATTTCGCCCTGCGGGGCGAAATTATTTGAGCCCCGGTCGTGCCAGCTCATTTCGGGCTACATCACGTCCACCGAGGCCGGTGCTCGGTCTGGCGACTAGTCCATGGTCAAACGCTGGCTCGACCTAAGGGCTCTTTGGAGGTCCCCCCCTCCGATCATCTGCTAAGGCAGCCATCGTGCCAGCGAGGCCACTTTCAGCGCCCTCGCGGAAAATCGTGCAACCCGCTGCACCATGGCAAGTTACAGCACAACTCAAAGCGGGGTTTGCGAACGGGCGAAGAGCTCCGGCGAGGGGTTTTTGAGGTCGATTTAACAGTTTGGCGGGGGATTCGCTGGAACTTCAAGGCGGGGCTGAACTTGCGGCTATTAAATCCGTTTATACAGAATCTTTAAGCTCTTTGCCGGGTGCCGCGCCGGTCGAGGTGGAAGAGCTTGATCTTCTGCAGAAGGGTCGGGTAGGAGAGGCTCAGTTCCCGCGCGGCCTGGAGCTTGTTCCAGTTATGGCGTTCGAGGGCCTGGGCGATCATGCGGCGCTCCACCTTGGCAACCTCGGAGCGAAGCGTGGCAGGCCCCTCGGCGACGTCGTCCTCCTTGCGAAGGATCTCGCGAGGGACCAGGCGTAGGGACAGGACTTCTCCGTCGTTGGCCATCACGACCATCCGCTTCACGACCTTCTCCAGCTCGCGCACGTTGCCGCGCCAGGGGAGCGACGAGAAGGTGCGGATCAGCTCGGGATCCACGCCGCCCACTTCCTTGGACATCTCGACGGAGAAGCGCCGGATGTAATGCTCCAGGAGGATCGGAATGTCCTCGGGACGCTCCCGGAGCGGCGGGACGCGGAAACAGATGTCGTTCAGCCGGTAGTAGAGGTCTTCCAGGAACTCCCCGCGGGCGATCCGCGCGCGCAGGTTCACGTTCGTGGCGCAGATGACCCGCACGTCCACCTTCGCGGGACGGTTCCCGCCGACGGGGCGAACCTCGCGGTTGTCGAGCACCTGGAGCAGCTTTCCCTGGATGGTGATGGTGGTCTTGTCCACTTCGTCCAGGAACAGCGTGCCGCCGTTCGCCTCGACGAAGAGGCCCGCCTTGTCCCGCACCGCCCCCGTGAAGGCACCCTGCACGTGCCCGAAGAGCTCGCTCTCGAGGAGCTGCTCGGGCAGCGCCGCGCAGTTCACCTGGACCAGCGGCTTGTTCGTCCGGACGCTGGAGGCATGAATGGCGCGAGCGAGGAGTCCCTTGCCGCTTCCCGTCTCGCCTTCGATCAGGATCGTCGCGTCGGTCGGGCCGACACGCTCCAGCAGGGAGAGGATCTCGAGGAGGTCGGGACTCCGCGTCACGATGCCGTGGTCGTTGGCCGATCCGAGCAGCCGCCCCCGCAGCGCGCTGTTCTCCTGCGCGAGGCGCTGGCGCTGGCGCTCGAGGATCGCGACCGCGACGTGATTCGCGAGGACGGTGATGAGGTTGACCTCGCGCTGCTTGAAGGCTCCCAGCGGCTCCTCCGACCGGTCCAGATAGAGGTAGCCCGGCAATCCCGAAGGCAGCGAGAGCGGAATGACGGCGACCGTCGTCCGTGCCCCGATGTGATAGGTGGCCGGAAGGTCGCGGAATCGCTCGTCGGCGCCGGCCCGGCTGGTCACGATGGGGCCCGAGGCGAGCCGGGCGGGGCCGATCCGCCGTTCCAGCTCGCGGATCAGGTCGTGCGCGAGACGGTTCGCCATCCCGACCGTGGCGACGGCTTCGATGCCGCCCTGCGCGGCCGGCGCGGCCACGATGGCGCGGGTCGCTCCCGCGCGGCGCGCCACGATCGAGAGGATCTCCTGCAGCGCGGTCTCGGCGTCGCCGCCGCGGAGCGCCGTCCGGATCTCGTCGAAGGCCGCGAACTCGTTCGTCTGCGACGAGGAGCCGTCGATGAGACCCTGCTCCACCTCGCTCCGGAAGAGCTCGATCTCGCGCGCGAGCTCGGGATCTTCCTCGGGCGTCAGGAGCGACGTGGCGTGATCCACGTGGATGACGGCATCGTCCATCAGCCCGCGGAGCAGCTCGCTCCGCGCGAGCTCGAGAAGAGCCCGCGCCGTGTGCACCGGCAGGCGGAGCGTCTCGAATCCGGCGGCCGCGCGCCGGAGGTACCCGATCGATTCGTCGAGGACCCCGCGCGAGCGGCCCTTCCGGCCGCGCTTGCGCCAGACGATCCCCACCGCGTAGTTGAGCTTCGCCAGCTCGTAGCGCTTGCTGATTCCGGAGAGGATCCGCGCCGCTTCGTCGATGAAGCCGCGGGCCTCTTCCCACTCGCCGGCTTCGGCGGCCCGAAGTCCCAGGAGCCGAAGCGAGCAGGCTTCTTCGATGCGGTCGCCCAGGCGCCGCGCGATCGCCAGGGCGCGCTCGCCGCTTCGCCGCGCCGGATCCAGCTCGCCCATGCGGACCTGAGCGTCGCCGATCCGGCGCCACAGCTCGACCTGAAGGTCGGAGTCGGTGGCGAGCTGATCGGCGAGGGCCATGCCCGTGTCGTATTCGGTGCGCGCCTCCTGGAAACGGCCGAGATCGGCGAGCCAGTCGCCCAGCGCTTCGTGGGCCAGCACGATCTCGCGGCGGCAGTTCCGCTCGGTCGCGAGCGCGAGCCCCTCGCGGATCAGGCTCTCGGCGCCGCTGAAGTCGCGGCGCTTCCGCCGCAGGATGCCCAGGTGGTTCAGCGAGCGGGCCTTTCCGGCCGCGAAGCCGGTCTCGGTGTAGATCTGGAGGGCGCGGCGGTAATGCTCTTCCGCCAGATCCCACTCGCCCATCTTCTCGTGGACGATGCCCAGGTTGTGGAGGTAGGTCCCCGAGTCCTGATAGAGCCCGGCGCGCTCGGAGATGCGCAGCGCCTGCTCCAGGAAGCGCGCCGCTTCCTTGAAGCGGCACTGATTCTTGTGCACCAGCGCCAGGCTGTTGTACGCCGAGGCCATGCCGGCCTGGAAGTCCGCCCGGCGATAGGTCGCGATCGCGCTCTCGAAGTAATCCCGCGACGACGACCAACTGCCGGTGCGAAGCGCGATCCAGCCCAGGGTCATCTCCGCGCGGCCGATGTCGAAGTTCAGCGTCGTTTCGCGGAGGAGCCGGTAGGCGAGGACCGAGGAGCGCTGCGCGGCGCGATAGCGTCCGCGATCAAAGAGGAGAATGCCGAGGCTGCCGGCCAGGCGGCCGATCTGCTCGGGGGTGACGTGCGGCCGGAGACGGTGATGGAGGTCGTGGAGCGCGTCCACCGCCTCGTCCAGGTCGCCCCGGTAACGGAGGCAGTCGACGATGCGCGCGCCCAGGCGGAACAGCGCGTCCCGGTCCGCCGTGCCGTTCCGGCTGGCCTCGGCGTCGAGCGCGCGGCGGTAGTACTCGAGCGCCACGGCGTAGTTGTCCGCGGCGAAGTACAGATCTCCGAGCTCTTGAGCGCGGTGCTCTTCCCCTTCGGAGACGGACGCTTGCGCGCCCGTCTCCTCGAGGTCACCACTGCTCTTGATATTCGGTCGGTCCCTGGGGACTAGTCCGTCCATTCCGGCCCTCTACCCACCACGTGGGGAACCGGGGGGCTGATCCGTAGACCGAAGCGCGCGCGCCGGAATCAGCGCGGGCGCGCGGGATCTACCAGAGCCAGCGAACCCCGTATCCCAGACGCAGTGCCGTCAGGTAGGCCTTCCAGATGCTCAACGTGGTCGTCACTCTTGTCGTCCGCACCGAGCTGGACGTGCCCCGAATCGCCGAGAACGACGGCGCCATGGTGCCCTTCACGACCGAGCCGTCCCCGTCGCCGGGGTCGGGGCCGTTGTTGGGATCCCATGGAATGGGCTTGGCCAGAGAAGTCTGCGGAACCGCAGTGACGAACGCGAGCGAGCACAGGAGGATACCCAACAGCAAAAAGCGTCGTGGAACCCGGATCCTCATGCCTGCTCCCAGTGTGAACGGCTTCCGGCGTAGCAGCCGCCCCACTTGCAACGGCAGTTCGCTAAGAGGTGCCAACTCCCGGAAGCGTGACCGAGAGCGTTGAGGGACGTCCCAGGATGGGACGGACACCTGTCAACGAACACTGCCGCTTAATAACTGATGATATCGGAGGAAGTTGGAAACGTCAAGCGAAAATGGCTGAATCCGACCCTATAACGGGGACTGGACGTTACGCTTCCGGTGCCTCCGGGCTTCGCTCAGGACCAGGCCGTACCGGAGCCCCCGGGTGGACACGGTGATCCCCGCCACGGGGAACCGGTTGACGAATTCGGAGAGGATGACCGCCCCGGCCGGGATGATGTCGGCGCGGCCGCGGCTGACCCCGGCCAGGTCGCGCCGGTTCGCCAGGGGGATCGAGCAGAGCTGCTTCTCGATGGCGGCGATGCGCTCCCGCGAGAGGAGGTGGTTCTCGATCCGGGTGGGATCGTATTTGGTCAGATTGAGATCCAGGGCGCCGAACGCGGTGACCGTACCCCCCACGCCGACCGCGCGCTCCAGGCCGTCCGACACGAAATCGGTCAGCTTCTCGCGAAAGACGTCCTGGACGAAGCGGCGCACCACGGCCAGCTCCTCCTCGGCGGGCGGGTCGGTCCGGACGAAGCGTTCAGTCAGGCGGACGCACCCCAGCTCCAGGCTGATGACCTGGTTGCCCTCCTGCCCCTCCCCGAAGATGATCTCCGTGCTGCCGCCGCCGATGTCCACGACGACCGAGCGCCGGGGGCGCGGGTTCAATCCGGAGAGCACGGCCAGGAACACGAGCCGCGCTTCCTCTTCGCCCGTGAGGATTTCCACCGGGTAGCCGATGCGGTCGGAGAAGCGCGCGGCCACGTCGGGGCCGTTGGTCGCGACGCGAAGGGCGTTGGTCGCGGCGACGCGGATCGTGCTGGCGCCGCTGTACTCGGCCTCGTGGACGAAACGCTCCAGGCACTCCAGCGTCCGGGCCGCGGCGCCTTCGTCGATGAGCCCGGTGCGGTCGAGGCCCTCGCCGAGTCGCGAAATCTCGCCCATGCGATGGGACGTGCGGAGGCGCTCTTCGTCGTCCACGTCGGCGACGAGCAGGCGAACCGAGTTCGTTCCGATGTCGACCGCGCCGATTCTCACCGGTCGCGGGCGGGGTGCTGCGGCGACTGTTGCCAGAAGCAGGCGCGTTCCACCGGCCTTGCCCCTCCAAGCGGTTGACTCTGGGAGTGCACGAACCCTACCATAGCCGGATATGACTGTAAAGACGGAAACCATTATCAGGACAGGAAATGTGAGGACCGGACGGGGCTCTGCCCGTCTCGAGGACATCCTGGGCCTGAACCCGGAGGAGCTGGCTCGCGTCGCGCTCGGCCTGGGCCAGCCGGCCTATCGCGGCCGGCAGCTCGCCGAGTGGTTCTATCGGCGCGGAGAGCTGGACCTGTCGCGCATGTCCAATCTCCCGGCCGCCTTCCGGGAGCAGCTCACGGCCGCCCACCGGATCGGATCGCTGGCCGAGGTCGGCCGCCGACAGACGCCCGATCGCAGGACGCGGAAGATCGCCCTCCGTCTTCCGGAGGGCGGCGTCATCGAGTCGGTCTACATGTCCACGCCGACCCGGTTCACCTTCTGTCTCTCCTCCCAGCACGGCTGCGGCTTTGCCTGCCGCTTCTGCGCCACGGGGCGGATGGGACGCGGCCGGAACCTCTCCGCCGGCGAGATCGTGGAGCAGGCGCTCCGCCTGCGCCGCGAGCTTCCGCCCGGCGTCTCGGACTACAACGTGGTGCTCATGGGAATGGGCGAGCCGCTCGAGAACTACGACGCCGTGCTCCGCGCGCTGGCCCTCCTGTCCGACCCCGCGCTGGGAGCCGTCCCTCCCAAGCGGATCACCATCTCGACGGTCGGCCTGGTGCCGCAGATCTACCGGCTGGCCGACGAGGCGCCGCGGTATCGGCTGGCCATCTCGCTCCATGCGGCGACGGACGAGCTGCGCTCCAAGCTGATGCCGGTGAATCGCACCTTCCCCCTCGAGGCGCTGATGGGCGCGGTGCGGCACCACGTCGACCGTACCGGCCGGCGCGTCACGTTCGAGTACATCCTGATCGAGGAGCTGAACGACACGGTCGCCCACGCCGCGAAGCTGGTGAAGCTGGTGGCGCAGCTCCCCTGCAAGATCAACCTGATCCCCTACAATCCGATCGGCCCCGGGAAATTCAAGCGGCCCGCGACCGAGCGGATCGAGCGCTTCGCCGCCTATCTCCAGCCGCGCGTGCCCGCGGTGACGGTGCGCTACAGCCAGGGGGTGGAGATCGGCGCGGCCTGCGGCCAGCTCGCGGGCGCCGCGGAAGGGGGCGCGCGGACGTAACGCGCGCCGCCATGTTCGGCACCCTTCACCGGAAGCTCCTCGCCCTCTTCTTCCTCGTCGCGCTCATCCCCTCGCTCGGGCTGACGCTGTTCGTCACCCAATACCTGGCCAAGAGCCTGGCCGCGCTGCGCAATCCCGAGACCGAGCGCGCGCTGGCCCAGTCGCTCGAGGTGATCCGCCAGGGGATCGAGCGGCTCGGCAGCGACGCGCAGCACCACGCGACGGTCATGGCGGAGGACGACGCCTCGACCCGGCTGCTCGCCGCGGGAACGCTGCCCGAGGTGGAGCGCTGGCTTCGGGACGAGGCCCGGGAGCGCGGACTGGACTACGTGGTGCTCTACCGGAACGACGCCAAGCTGGCGCGCGTCTTCGGCGCGCGCTTCGGACCCCGCATCACCATCCCCGAGCCGGAGCGCGAGCCCCTGCTCGCCGCGCTGAACGAGGGGGGGCTCGTATCGGGGGGCGAGGTCCCGCGGCAGGTGAGCGGCGTGGCGACGTTCGGGAAGGACTACCTGATCCTGGCCGGCTACCAGCTCGACCCCGAGATCTCCTCGGAGATCGAGGCGCTCCAGAAGAACCTCACGATGTACAAGCGGCTCGGGGTCTACACCTGGCTCTCCGAGCGGAGCCTCTGGGTGTTCGCGGGGCTCTGGTCGGTGGTGCTCGGGCTCGTGAGCTTCATCCTCGCCACCCTCGTCTCGCGCAGCATCGCCCGGCCGATCGTGGCGCTGGAGAGCGGCATGGAGCGGATCTCCGCGGGCGATCTGGCGCACCGCGTCGCTCCCGCCGGCACGCGCGAGGTGCGCTATCTGGGCAACGCCTTCAACCGGATGGTCGAGGAGATCCAGACCTCGCGGCGCGCCCTCCTGCGGGCCGAGCGGCTCGCGGCCTGGCGCGAGGTGGCGCGCGCCGTGGCGCACGAGATCCGTAATCCGCTCACGCCGATCCAGTTCGCGCTGCAGCGGCTCCAGGAGGAGGCCCGCCGTCCCGCGCCGCGCGCCGAGGTGATCGGCGAGAACGCCGAGTCGATCCTCCGCGAGGTGCGCTCGCTCCAGGAATTCGTCACCGCCTTCTCGGCGGTCGCGCAGCTCCCGGAGCCCAAGCCCGCCCCCTGCGACGTGCCGGCGCTGGTCGAGGACGTGGCGCGGCTCTATCGCGGCTCCTCGCGCGTGGAATTCCGCGTTGAGGTGGAGCGCCCCGTTCCCTTAGCCTGGGCCGACTCCGGCCAGATCCAGCGCGTGCTCGTCAACCTGATCAAGAACGCGATCGAGTCGATGGGCTCGGAGGGCGTGGTCACGCTTCGCGTGCGCCGGGACGGGGACGCCAGCGCCGGCGCCGCTTCGGTCGCGCTCGACGTGGAGGACACCGGGCCCGGCATGGACCCGGCCACCCTGGAGCGCGCGACGCATCCCGGCTTCACCACCAAATCGAGCGGTAGCGGATTGGGGCTCACCCTGGTGCAGCGCATCGTGGAACAGCACGGCGGCCGCTTCGAGCTCGATTCGAGCCCGGGCGTCGGCACGCGCGCGACCGTGACGATCCCCACCGTTCCGGAAGAGAACGAAGCCCCGGCCGCGCCCGTCGCGAGCGGCGACGGCGCGAAGGCGAGCGCGTGAGCGCGTCCAGGATCCGCGTCCTCGTCGTCGACGACGAGCCCTCCGTCCTCCTCGAGACCTCGGCCAGCCTCAAGCGCAGCTACGAGGTGCTCACCGCCTCGCGCGCCGAGGAGGCGGAGAAGATGCTGGCCGATCAGCGCGTGGATCTCCTCCTCACCGATCTTCGCCTCCCCGGCAAGGACGGCATCGCCCTGCTCGAGAGCGTGAAGGCCTCCCACCCCCACGTGCCGGTGGTGCTCATGTCCGGTCACGGCACCATCGAGGAGGCGGTCAAGGCGATCCGGCTCGGCGCGGTCGATTTCGTCGAGAAGCCGTTCGGTCCCGAGCGCCTCCAGGTCACCGTGGAGCGGGCCCTGGAGCTCAAGGCGCTGCAGCGCGAGAACGAGCGGCTCCGCTCCATCACCGGCGCGGCCGACGAGATGGTGGGCAAGAGCCGGGTGCTGGACCAGATCCGCGGCGAAGCCTCCAAGGTCGCGAAGACCGACGCCAAGGTGCTCATCAGCGGGGAGAGCGGCACGGGCAAGGAACTGGTCGCGCGCTCGATCCATCGGATGAGCGCGCGCGCGCGCGGACCGTTCGAGAAGCTGAACTGCGCGGCGCTTCCCAAGGACCTGGTCGAGAGCGAGCTCTTCGGCTACGAGAAGGGCGCGTTCACGGGAGCGGCGCAGATGAAGCGCGGCCGGCTGGAAGCGGCCGACCAGGGGACCCTCTTCCTGGACGAGGTCGGCGACATGAGCCTGGAAACCCAGGCCAAGTTCCTTCGCGCCATCGAGACCGGCGAGATCGAGCGCCTCGGGGGCACGCGCACGATCGCGGTGGACACCCGGATCCTGGCCGCGACGAACAAGGATCTTCCGGCGGAGATCCAGGCCGGCCGCTTCCGCGAAGACCTCTACTACCGGCTGAACGTGGTGCCGATCCACATCCCGCCGCTCCGGGCCCGGCGCGAGGACGTGCCGCTCCTGGTGGCGCACTTCGTCCAGCGCTTCGGCGCCGAGCACCCGCGCGGCCCGCGCACGGTGACCCCGGCCGCGATGGAGCGGCTGACCCAGTACGCCTGGCCGGGGAACATCCGCGAGCTGAAGAACCTGATCGAGCGCCTCCTGATCATGACCGACGGCGATGCGATCGAGGTGGCCGACGTGGAGGACGCGCTTCCCGTGAACGCGGGAGACGAGCCGCCCAGCGAGATCCGCGCGGCGCGCGACAAGGCCGAGCGCGACACGATCCTCGCCATGCTCCGCGACTGCCAGTGGAACGTCAGCGAGGCCTCCCGCCGCCTCGGCATGGACCGCGGATATCTCCATCGGAAGATCAAGCGCTATGGGTTGTCGCGCGACGGCGCGTAGCGCCGCCGCGGCGGTCCTCGCGTCGGTCCGGGCCTCCGCGACGGCCGCGGTCGTTTGCGCCGCGGCGGCGGCGGCCTCGGCGGGGGGCGGCGTCGCGCCGGCCGCGGCCCAGTCCTCCGCCGACAGCCTGGCCGCGCGCGCGCCAGTCCTGCGAACGCCGGCGGGATGGGAGACGCTCGCCACCGGACTCCCCGAGGAGACCCGCCTCAAGCTGCGGCCGGGCTTCCGCTACGACCGTGTGGACGGTGCGGTGCCCGCGGCCGGCGTCGCGTTCCAGAGCGAGCGCGATCCCGATCCCTTCGTCTACGCGACCGCCTCCTACGCCACCGGGCGCGACCGGTTGCTCGGCGAGGCGGGGTTCGAGGCGCCGATCGGCGATCCCACGTGGCTCCGCGTCGGAGCGGACGCCTTCCGCCGCACCGCGACCGAGGACGACTGGATCGTGGGAGACCTCGAGAACACGATCTTCGCGCTGGTCGCGCGCACGGACTACCGCGACTGGTACGAGGCGACGGGATGGGACGGCCATGTGCGGGTGGAGCCCGGCCGCGACGTGGCGGTCACCGGGGCCATCCGCATCCAGAACGAGTCCTCGCTTCCGACGCGCGTGCGCTTCTCCCTCTTCGGCAAGCACGACCGCTTTCGCCCCAATCCGCCGGTGCGGTCCGGCGACGAGGGGCTCCTCTCGGTGTCGCTCCGGGTCGGCCCCGAGCGGCTCCCCGTGGGAGGAGGCACGAACGGAACCGCGGCCTACGAGCGCGCCGGCGGCGTCCTGGGACGCGACTTCGATTACGGGCGCGCGCGCGCCACCCTCCGCGCGCTGCACCGCTTCTCGAAGCGCACGCTGGTCCGGGCCCGGGCGATCGGCGGCTCGACGCGCGAGGGCGTCCTTCCGCCCCAAAAGGTCTGGCACGTGGGCGGGATCGGCACCCTGCGCGGCCACGACTACAAGGCGTTCTCGGGCGACCAGTTCTTCGTGGCCAACACCGAATGCCTGGTGCGGGTGCGCAAGCAGTTCTTCCCGTTCGCCTTCCTCGACTGGGGCGCGGCATGGTTCGGCCGGGCGAACCTGGACCGCCAGCAGCCGGGGTTCGACGGCGGCGCCGGCTTCCTCGTCGGCGAGAACGGCCTGGCCCTCACCGTCGCGCGCGACCTCCGCCGATCGGACGCGCCGCTCCGCTTCGGCGTCCGCCTCGGCGCGAGCTTCTGAGGCGCCGTGCGATTCCGCGCCCTGCCCCTTCTGCTCGCGTTCACCGCGATCACGACGCTCGCGGCGGTAGGCGCCGCGCCGGCGCGCGCGGAGAACGACCTCGGCCTCCAGGTGGATACGGTGGAGGTCTCGTCGGGCGCCGTGCTCGTCTCCTACCGCGTGGAGAAGCCCTTCACGCCGCGACTGGAGGAAACGCTGCTCCAGGGAATGCCGGCCACGATCGTGTACGAGGTGGGGCTCTGGAAGCGGCGGGTCTTCTGGTTCGATAAACTGATCGTGGCGATGAAGAACGAGCACCGCGTCATGTACGACCCCTGGCGCGACCGGTTCCGCGTGCGCTCGGGGGTGGGGATCGAGGCCAGGACGCGCTCCTTCCCTTCGATCGATTCGCTGGAGGCCACGCTCTTCGATGTCCGGCGCCTCCCCGTCTCGCTCCTCACCGCGCTGGAGCCGGAGGGCTCGTACTACGTCACGGTGCGCGTGCTGATCCGGCCGCTGGCGGAGGAGGACCTGGGGGAGGTCGAGGACTGGCTCGCGGGCGAGGGGAAAGAGCCGGACGGATCGCAGCGGGGG of the Candidatus Binatia bacterium genome contains:
- a CDS encoding DUF4390 domain-containing protein, with the translated sequence MRFRALPLLLAFTAITTLAAVGAAPARAENDLGLQVDTVEVSSGAVLVSYRVEKPFTPRLEETLLQGMPATIVYEVGLWKRRVFWFDKLIVAMKNEHRVMYDPWRDRFRVRSGVGIEARTRSFPSIDSLEATLFDVRRLPVSLLTALEPEGSYYVTVRVLIRPLAEEDLGEVEDWLAGEGKEPDGSQRGLPRYLFGITANLSGLGDRTAVARSAHFTPARRFAAAGVR
- a CDS encoding sigma-54 dependent transcriptional regulator; translation: MSASRIRVLVVDDEPSVLLETSASLKRSYEVLTASRAEEAEKMLADQRVDLLLTDLRLPGKDGIALLESVKASHPHVPVVLMSGHGTIEEAVKAIRLGAVDFVEKPFGPERLQVTVERALELKALQRENERLRSITGAADEMVGKSRVLDQIRGEASKVAKTDAKVLISGESGTGKELVARSIHRMSARARGPFEKLNCAALPKDLVESELFGYEKGAFTGAAQMKRGRLEAADQGTLFLDEVGDMSLETQAKFLRAIETGEIERLGGTRTIAVDTRILAATNKDLPAEIQAGRFREDLYYRLNVVPIHIPPLRARREDVPLLVAHFVQRFGAEHPRGPRTVTPAAMERLTQYAWPGNIRELKNLIERLLIMTDGDAIEVADVEDALPVNAGDEPPSEIRAARDKAERDTILAMLRDCQWNVSEASRRLGMDRGYLHRKIKRYGLSRDGA
- a CDS encoding ATP-binding protein, producing the protein MFGTLHRKLLALFFLVALIPSLGLTLFVTQYLAKSLAALRNPETERALAQSLEVIRQGIERLGSDAQHHATVMAEDDASTRLLAAGTLPEVERWLRDEARERGLDYVVLYRNDAKLARVFGARFGPRITIPEPEREPLLAALNEGGLVSGGEVPRQVSGVATFGKDYLILAGYQLDPEISSEIEALQKNLTMYKRLGVYTWLSERSLWVFAGLWSVVLGLVSFILATLVSRSIARPIVALESGMERISAGDLAHRVAPAGTREVRYLGNAFNRMVEEIQTSRRALLRAERLAAWREVARAVAHEIRNPLTPIQFALQRLQEEARRPAPRAEVIGENAESILREVRSLQEFVTAFSAVAQLPEPKPAPCDVPALVEDVARLYRGSSRVEFRVEVERPVPLAWADSGQIQRVLVNLIKNAIESMGSEGVVTLRVRRDGDASAGAASVALDVEDTGPGMDPATLERATHPGFTTKSSGSGLGLTLVQRIVEQHGGRFELDSSPGVGTRATVTIPTVPEENEAPAAPVASGDGAKASA